One segment of Streptomyces sp. NBC_01463 DNA contains the following:
- a CDS encoding ABC transporter ATP-binding protein: MSEQLEKNHVVLEARGVTKHFAVRRTGRDLLAGKRRTVHAVDDVSLQLRRGTVTALVGESGSGKSTVARLLAQLYPLTKGEIHLGGQPVKAGRGRSFRSYVRRVQLIFQDPFASLNPVHTVRYHLTRALKIHGRAGSGEAELEQNLTALLNRVQLTPPHQYLDKFPHELSGGQRQRVAIARALGADPQVLLADEPVSMLDVSIRLGVLNLLKDLKDRMHLAILYITHDIASARYFADSTLVMYAGRIVEGGDSETVTQRPAHPYTQLLIASAPDPDRVVDEEEQEETGSGEPPSLIDPPAGCRFHPRCPKAMERCRTELPPRFDLADGQWAACWLYDGTGAARTDDHEKEAAK; encoded by the coding sequence ATGTCTGAACAGCTCGAAAAGAACCACGTCGTGCTCGAAGCACGCGGAGTCACCAAACACTTCGCCGTGCGGCGCACCGGCCGCGATCTCCTCGCGGGCAAGCGCCGTACCGTCCACGCCGTCGACGACGTCTCGCTGCAACTGCGGCGCGGCACCGTCACGGCACTGGTGGGGGAGTCGGGCTCCGGGAAGTCCACCGTCGCCAGACTGCTCGCGCAGCTGTATCCGCTCACCAAGGGCGAGATCCACTTGGGCGGCCAGCCGGTGAAGGCCGGACGTGGCCGGTCCTTCCGCAGTTACGTACGCCGGGTCCAGCTCATCTTCCAGGACCCGTTCGCCTCGCTGAACCCGGTGCACACCGTGCGCTACCACCTCACCCGTGCCCTGAAGATCCACGGCCGGGCGGGCAGCGGCGAGGCGGAACTGGAACAGAACCTGACAGCTCTGCTGAACCGCGTCCAGCTGACTCCTCCTCATCAGTATCTGGACAAGTTCCCGCACGAGCTGTCGGGCGGTCAGCGCCAGCGCGTGGCCATCGCCCGCGCGCTCGGCGCCGACCCCCAGGTCCTCCTCGCCGACGAGCCCGTCTCGATGCTGGATGTCTCGATCCGGCTCGGAGTGCTCAACCTGCTCAAGGACCTCAAGGACCGCATGCACCTCGCGATCCTCTACATCACCCACGACATCGCGTCCGCCCGCTACTTCGCGGACTCCACGCTCGTGATGTACGCGGGCCGGATCGTGGAGGGCGGTGACAGCGAGACCGTCACCCAGCGCCCCGCGCACCCCTACACCCAGCTGCTGATCGCCTCGGCTCCCGACCCCGACCGGGTCGTCGACGAGGAGGAGCAGGAGGAGACCGGCAGCGGCGAGCCCCCGTCGCTCATCGACCCGCCGGCCGGCTGCCGCTTCCACCCCCGCTGCCCCAAGGCGATGGAGCGCTGCCGCACCGAACTCCCGCCGCGCTTCGACCTGGCCGACGGCCAGTGGGCCGCCTGCTGGCTGTACGACGGCACCGGCGCCGCCCGCACCGACGACCACGAGAAGGAGGCTGCGAAGTGA